A region from the Triticum aestivum cultivar Chinese Spring chromosome 3D, IWGSC CS RefSeq v2.1, whole genome shotgun sequence genome encodes:
- the LOC123079430 gene encoding phosphatidylglycerophosphate phosphatase 1, chloroplastic/mitochondrial produces MLRPPPAPLLPPASRASLLPPHKATNPNAEPTPATSTTARATPMGVAASWPRALGQRFNPGGVAAVVAVAASEPRLALPHVSVQDIRWLDWAELRRAGFRGVVFDKDNTLTAPYAPELWPLLTTSFDQCRAAFPGAIAVYSNSAGLKQYDPDGSDASTIEATIDGVHVIRHDAKKPAGAAKEIESYFDCSASDLVLVGDRYFTDVIYGNRNGFLTVFTEPLSFVGESYIVRKVRKLEAYIINYWYKKGHRPIKHPLLPDARTIVKFDPCDGPVSPRA; encoded by the exons ATGCTaaggccgccgccggcgccactGCTCCCTCCAGCTTCCCGCGcttccctccttcctccccacaaAGCCACAAACCCCAACGCCGAACCCACTCCCGCGACCTCCACGACCGCCAGAGCCACACCCATGGGTGTGGCCGCGTCCTGGCCGCGCGCGCTGGGTCAGCGCTTCAACCCGGGAggcgtggccgcggtggtggccgtCGCGGCGTCCGAGCCGCGTCTAGCGCTGCCGCACGTGTCGGTGCAGGACATCCGGTGGCTGGACTGGGCGGAGCTCCGCCGCGCCGGGTTCCGCGGCGTGGTTTTCGACAAGGACAACACCCTCACCGCGCCCTACGCTCCCGAGCTCTGGCCGCTGCTGACCACCTCGTTTGACCAGTGCCGCGCAGCCTTCCCCGGCGCCATCGCTGTCTACAGCAACTCCGCAG GGTTGAAGCAGTATGATCCAGATGGGTCGGATGCCAGTACGATTGAGGCGACTATCGACGGGGTTCATGTGATTAGGCATG ATGCAAAGAAGCCTGCTGGAGCAGCTAAGGAAATAGAGAGTTATTTTGACTGCTCAGCTTCAGATCTTGTGCTG GTTGGTGACAGATACTTTACTGATGTTATCTATGGAAATAGGAATGGTTTTCTTACTGTATTTACAGAACCATTGAGTTTTGTCGGTGAATCTTACATTGTCAGAAAG GTTAGAAAGCTGGAAGCGTACATTATCAATTATTGGTACAAGAAAGGACACAGACCAATTAAGCACCCTTTGCTCCCTGATGCGAGAACGATTGTGAAGTTTGATCCGTGTGACGGCCCAGTCTCACCTAGAGCATAG
- the LOC123079429 gene encoding 3-hydroxybutyryl-CoA dehydrogenase — protein sequence MGTQAAPATSEIAAVGVIGAGQMGSGIAQLAAAAGCGVFLVDSDPAALSRAVASISSSLGRLVSKGQLSQAACDDSVKRIKCVSDVQELRGVDLVIEAIVESEDIKKKLFVELDRITKPSAILASNTSSISITRLASATGRPSQVIGMHFFNPPPIMKLVEIIRGADTSEEVFSQVKSFSERIGKTVICSQDYPGFIVNRILMPMINEAFWALYTGVATKEDIDTGMKLGTNHPMGPLQLADFIGLDVCLSVLRVLHNGLGDNKYSPCPLLVQYVDAGRLGKKRGLGVYSYGRSSSSVKPKSSL from the exons ATGGGAACGCAAGCGGCGCCGGCGACCAGCGAGATCGCGGCGGTGGGCGTGATCGGCGCGGGCCAGATGGGCTCGGGCATCGCCCAGCTCGCcgccgcggccggctgcggcgTCTTCCTCGTCGACTCCGACCCCGCCGCCCTCTCCCGCGCCGtcgcctccatctcctcctccctcGGGCGCCTCGTCTCCAAGGGCCAGCTCTCCCAG GCTGCGTGCGATGATTCCGTCAAGCGGATAAAGTGCGTCTCCGATGTGCAAGAGCTGCGGGGCGTGGATCTGGTGATTGAGGCCATCGTCGAGTCCGAAGACATCAAGAAGAAGCTGTTCGTGGAGCTGGACAGGATCACCAAACCTTCTGCTATTCTTGCCTCCAACACCAGCTCCATTTCTATAACCCGGCTTGCCTCTGCTACCGGCCGCCCCTCTCAG GTGATAGGCATGCACTTTTTCAACCCTCCTCCTATAATGAAGCTGGTTGAAATAATACGAGGAGCTGATACATCAGAAGAGGTTTTCTCTCAAGTTAAATCTTTTTCTGAAAG GATTGGGAAGACCGTTATATGCTCACAAGATTACCCCGGCTTCATTGTAAACCGCATCCTAATGCCGATGATTAATGAAGCATTTTGGGCACTTTACACGGGGGTAGCAACCAAAGAGGACATCGATACAGGGATGAAGCTCGGCACAAATCATCCAATGGGCCCTCTGCAGCTTGCTGACTTCATAGGGTTAGATGTTTGCCTTTCAGTACTTAGGGTGCTCCACAACGGGCTAGGAGATAACAAGTACAGCCCTTGCCCTCTGCTTGTCCAATATGTCGACGCCGGACGACTTGGAAAGAAGCGGGGACTAGGTGTTTACTCTTACGGGAGAAGCTCTTCATCTGTTAAACCCAAGTCATCTCTGTGA